In Hallerella porci, the sequence ATTTACGGCATGTGCGATGAAACTTTTTCCATCAATTACACCGCAAAAATTCCTGCGGAGATTGATCGCGGATGGTTTATGTTTTGGGTCACCGTTCTCAATCAATTTTATTGGGTTTCGGGCGCAACTCTCGGCGGAATTTTCGGATCGCTTATTCGCTTCAATACAAAAGGAATTGGCTTTGCGATGACCGCAATGTTTGTCGTTATTTTTATGGAGCAATGGCTCAAAGAAAAAAATCATTGGAGTTCTCTTTTGGGATTTGCAATTACCGGCGGCTCGCTCGCTATTTTTGGCCCCGAAAATTTTATCATTCCTTCGATGATTGCAATTCTGATTTTGCTTTCCACTTTACGAAAGCCTTTAGAAAAAAGAATTTAGCGGAGAATTGAACGATGACATTTTCCGAACAAATTATCACCATCGGCGCAGTCGTTTTAGGAACCCTCATTACGCGCTTTTTACCGTTTCTCATTTTCCCTGCAGGTAAGCCGACGCCGAAATATATTCAATATCTCGGAAAAGTTTTAGCGCCTGCGACCTTTGCCCTTTTGGTGATTTATTCGCTCAAAGATGTTTCATTCTCAGCGGGAAATTATGGACTCCCTGAAATCATCGGAATTTTTCTCACCGTCGTTTTGCATTTATGGAAAAGGCAAATGCTCCTTTCCATTGCGGGCGGTACAATTTCTTATATGATTTTAGTGCAATTTATTTTTCCAACGCCCTAAAAATTTTTCGGCAAAAATTATACTTTTTCAAAAAAAGGAATTTGAAAAATGAAACTCGTTTCTTGGAATGTCGCCGGCATTCGCGCTTGCCTTAAAAAAGGTTTGCCCGATTTCTTTCATCAAGTCAACGCAGACGCTTTCTGCTTACAAGAAGTCAAAGCCGAAGCGAGTCAATTTGATTTTCATCCCGAAGGTTATTCGGAATATCTTTTCCCGGCGAAGCGCAAAGGTTATTCGGGCACGATGATTTATAGCCGCACGGAACCGCTCGATATTCAATACGGCTACGGCGAAAGCGAATACGATGATGAAGGTCGCAGCATTACCGCCGAATTTGAAAAATTTTATTTGGTGACAACTTATGTGCCAAACGCAAAACGCGATTTGAGTCGATTGGAATCGCGGATGCATTTTGAAGATTCCTTCCGCGCTTATCTCAAAAAATTAGAAGAAAAAAAGCCGGTCGTTCTCTGCGGCGATTTGAATGTTGCGCACAATGAAATTGACATTTGCAATGCGCGCGCCAATCGCGGACATGCGGGATTTACCGATGAAGAACGTGCAAAATTCAGCGAACTTTTAGACAGCGGATTTGTCGACACTTTCCGCGCCCTTTATCCCGATCGTGTACGTTACACTTGGTGGAGTTATCTCGGACATGCCCGCGAAAATAACGCCGGTTGGCGTTTAGATTATTTTGTCGTCTCGAAAAATTTCTTTTCACAAGTGAAAGATTCCCTCGTTTACGACGATGTCTTAGGAAGCGATCACTGCCCTATCGGATTAGAACTGTAAATTATTCCAACAAGTTTCTGCAGCACGCGCCCTTCGGGCGCGTTTTTTATTGCAAAAAAAGTGGCACCCCGAAACGGAGCGCCACTTTGACCCTGGAAAAAAACTTTTTAAGTGAGCAGGAATATCGCAAGCACTTGCGCGGTTAAAATACGAAGCAACATCGTGAGCGGATAAACCGATGCGTATGCCACATTCGTCGCTTCGGAATTTGAAAGTCCGTTGGCGAACGCAAGAGCCGGAGGATCCGTCATCGAGCCCGCAATCATTCCGCAAAGGCTTAAATAATTGACTTTGAAAACGAGCTTTCCCACGATTCCCGCAATCATCAGCGGGATAAATGTGATGAGAGCAGCAAGTCCCATATAATAGAATCCGTCGCCGTTTAACAAAACATCAAAGAATTTAATTCCTGCATTCAAACCGACACAAGTGAGGAATAATGTAATGCCGAGTTCGCGGAGCATTAAATTTGCACTCGCTGCCATAAAGAAATTTAAAGGTCCGAGTTTACGTTTCCGCGAAAGAAGAATTGCAACGATTAACGGACCGCCAGCAAGTCCGAGCTTCAGCGGCATCGGCATTCCTGGAATTGCAATAGGAATTGAACCCACGATAACGCCGATGAAAATGCCAAGAAATGCGGGAAGAATTTCCGGATGATTTAACGCCTTGAGCGAATCACCTAAATCTTTGGCAACAGCATCAATTCCTTCGGTCGGACCGACGACCAAAAGTTTATCCGCAAATTTAATGCGCAAATCCAAGCGTCCTGTAAATTTGAAATCTCCGCGGACAACACGGCTCACAGTAACGCCGTAACGTTCTGGGAAATTTAACGAGCCAATTGTTTTGCCGAGCATCTTTTTATTCGTCACCAAAATGCTACGGGTTTCTAATTTCGAAGCGACTTTCGTAATCGGCGCATTCAATTTTGAACCGATGACTTTTTCCATGGTGCGCACCGCTTCGGGCATTCCCACAATGTGCACTTTATCGCCTTCTTGAATAATCGTTTTTCCGTTCGGCGTAAAAATGCTATCGCCTCTTAAAAGTCTTGTGATAACAACACCGCTCGAAATCAAATCGGGAATTTCTTTTAAAGGAACTCCGAAGAGATTTTTGTTTTCTACCAAAAGACTTGTCGAAATAATTTCCGAACGCGTTGCTGCAATTTCAGAAGCATAATCTTCTGCCGCTTTCACCGGATTTTGCCGGAAGAAAACGCGAACTAAAATCATCACCAAAATAATGCCGATTACACCAAACGGATACGCAACCGCATAACCGATTCCCGTCAGAGAAGTGTCAACGCCTGCCGCAGCAAATGCCGAATTCGCAGCGCCCAAAGACGGCGTATTCGTCACCGCACCGCAAAGCATCCCGATGAGAACAGGAACATTATTTTTCATATCGGTGAAGAAGTAAAGGCAAAGCGTTACAATCACACCCGAAAGAACAATTCCCGAAGCGAGAATATTTAACCCTAAACCGTGACGGCGAATGGAATCAATAAATCCCGGGCCGACTTGCATTCCAATCGTATAAACAAAAAGAATCAAACCAAATTCTTGAATAAAATGCAAAACATTCGGATCAATGCGAAGTCCTAAATGCCCTAAAAGAATGCCGACGAAAAGAGCGCCCGCACCACCGAGACTGATTCCCTTTACTTTAATTTTTCCAAGCATTAACCCAAGCGCTGCAGTAATCGAAAGAACAACAACTTGTTCCGCAACAGAGGGCTTTGTAAAAAGGTCAATCAGCCATTGCATAATTTTTTCCAGGTTGAAATTTGTGTAAAAGATAAAATGGAAAAATTTATTTGTCTAATAGTTTCCAAGTATTAAATTCATCATTAAAAATGATTGATAAAACTTCCTTGATTATTTGCATTGATATTTGCAGAAATTATCTATAATTGTAATTATGGAACTCACACAGCTGAAATATTTTTTGGAAGTTGCGCGCACCGAACATGTGACGCAAAGTGCGAAAAACCTTTTTATTGTGCAGCCTGCACTCACACAATCAATTCATAAATTAGAAGATGAACTCGGCATTGTGTTATTTAAAAATCAAGGGCGAAATATTAAGCTCACCGATAACGGACGATTTTTTTACGAAAAATTAAAACCACTTTATGAAGAATTGATTGCTCTTCCAACTCTTTTGAAAGAAAGTGCAGACAAGCAAAATAATAGCGTCAAGCTAAATGTTTTAGCTGCATCGACGATGATTACGCAAGCGATTATCGAATACAAACAAAATAATCACGACGTAGATATCGACATCATTCAAAACGAAGAAACAAAAGTTTTTGATATTTGCGTGCGCACTTACGCAACCTATAAACCAGAACTTGACAATACCGCATCAGACGAAACTTTTGTCACATCTGAAAAAATTTATTTGGCAGTTCCCAATAATGCGCAATATAAAAAGCTCGATAAAATTTCACTTTTTGATGTGGGCGATAAATTTATCGGTTTGTATGGTTCGAAACAATACCGCAAAATTTGTAATGAACTTTGCCAAGGAATTGGATTTAAAACGCATATTACTTTTGAAAGCGATAATGTGATGGCGGTGAAAGAAGCGGTTGCCGCAGGAATTGGCGTTGGATTTTGGCCCGAAATTTCGTGGGGCAAAATGGATCACAAAAAAATTCGATTGCTCGAAATTAGCGACGCTGAATTTAAACGCGACATCGTGATTTCGCTTCGCAAAAACAAACAAGACAATTCAAAAATCGAAGCGTTCTTCCAATTTTTATCGCGTTATGTGGAAAAGCGCAGGCACCGCCCAAGAGTCATTAAACCCGCAGAAACAACTGAAACGGTATAAAAATTTTTCTATAGAAAAGCAAGAGAAATTCTCTTGCTTTTCTATTCTTCACATTGCATTTCTTGTGCGTTTACCAGCTTTTCATCTGAAGAAGATTCAATTGGAATTTTGATGTATTTTCCGCTAGGTTGCAAGAGGCGCGCTTTCACATTATCTAAAAGCATAATGTTTAAAATGCTTCGCAAACGATTTTTGATTTCTTTCGATTTAATCGGCGTGATCACTTCAACGCGATTTTCTGTATTGCGAGTCATCATGTCCGCAGAACCGATAAAAATTTGTTCTTTTGCGCCTTTGCCAAATGCATAAATGCGTGAATGTTCCAAGAATTTTCCGACGATACTTCGAATAGTTATGTTATCTGTAATTCCTGGAATGCCTGGGAGCAAGCAACAAATACCGCGAATAATCAAATTGATTTTTACGCCGGCTTGACTTGCTTCGACGAGTTTTTCAATCACATCAACATCGGTCAAAGAATTCATTTTAAATGTTAATGCACCTTCGCTTTTCTTTGCAATTTCAGAATCGATGAGTTGCAAAATTTTTGATTTTAAACCAAGTGGCGACACGAGCAATTTTGAATACTTGCCACCTAAATTTCCGATGCACACATTTTTGAAAAATTCAACAGCATCTTTTCCGATTTGAACATCCGATGTCATGAACGAAATATCGGTATAAAGTTTACATGTTTTTTCGTTGTAATTGCCCGTGCCGATTTGCGTAATGTATTGAATTTGCGAATCATTTCGACGCGTAATCAAACAGATTTTACTATGCACTTTATAGCCTTCGGGGCCATATAAAACATGGCAACCCGCATCTTCTAATCTTTCAGACCAGTCGATATTATTGAGTTCATCAAAGCGTGCGCGCAGTTCAATTAAAGTCGTGACTTCAATTCCGTTTTCTGCAGCACGGCACAAATAATCCACCAATTTTGCGCGATGCGCCAGTCGATAAATCGTAATTTTAATCGAGAGCGTATTCGGATCTTCAGCGGCTTCTTTAATGAGTTTTAAGAACGGATCCATTTTTTCATACGGATACGAAAGCATTAAATCGCGTTCAGAAATTTGCGAAATCATCGAAGTTTTTGCATCCACACTTTTAGAATCAACAGGCGAGAATAGCGGATACGAAAGTTTTCCAGAAAGTTCTACCGGTAAAATTTCAGGCAAACTAAAAGGAAATTTCATTTTTAAAGGAGCAGAAGTGACAAAGATTTGTTTCTTTTGCACTTTCAATGTGCGCAAAATAAATTCTTCTAATTCGGACGATAATGATTTTGCGGCTTCAACGCGCACAATAAAACTCACGCGGCGTTTTTTCAAAATGAGTTTCATTTGATTGCGATAATCTTCGGAGCCGTCAGTTTCTTCGTCCGTTGTCAAATCGCCATTGCGCGTAATGCAAATAATATTTTTATCCGAGATTTTATACATCGAAAAAATTTCATCGATGTGTTCTACAATAAGTTCTTCGGCAAAAATAAATCGTTTTGAATCATCCCCAATTGGAATAATTTCTGGAATCGTCGCTGGGCATTGCACGAGACCTAAAATATTTTTGTTTTTATTTTTTAAGGAGGCGACGATATAAGAAATTTTACTTTGCAAATTAGGAGTCGGATGACGCGCATCCACAATTTGCGGCGAAAGCAATGGCAAAATGTTATCTTGATAATATTCTTTCAAAAATTTCTTTTCTTCTTTGTTGCATTTTTTATAAGCGACAAATTCGATGCCTTGTTCAGAAAGTTCGCTTTTAATTTGCGAATAAGTCGAATCTTTTTTCTTATACAATTTTGATGTTTCCGAAAAAATCGCATCGAGCTGTTCGCTAGCAGTCATTTGGCATTTATTATCTTTCCAATGTTTTTTAATTTCTGCCATTTTAAAAAGAATGCCTACGCGAATCATAAAAAATTCATCTAAATTCGATGTGAAAATGGAGACGAATTTTAAGCGTTCCAAAAGCGGAACAGTTTTATCATTTGCTTCTTCTAAAACGCGTTCGTTAAAACGCAGCCAAGAAAGTTCTCTATTTTGTTTGTAGATTTCATGTTTCATTTTTAGTTTCCCTTAATTTGTTTCATTAAATAACCTTCGCGAATGCCGAAATTGCTTTTGCAAATATTCGTGCATTCAAAATAGCGCGCAATCGTTTTCAAAATGATCATCCCCGGAATGATTGTGTGAATGCGATGCGGCGCCGTTTGTAAAATCGCGGTCAGATATTCTTTTTTTTCGGCTTTGAAAAGTTTTAAAATGTCTTTGAATTTTTCGTAAGACATTTCATTGGTTTCGTTGTTGCACAAGCGATTATAAATTTTAAATGTATTGCGAACGCTTCCGCCGACTCCATAAATTTTTTTCTGATACGCCGAATCGGGCACATCGATTCCATCTAAAAATTCTAAAACAGCGCCTTTAATTTTTTGCTGTTCCATTTTAGTTGGGATAATGCGGCTTACATATTTTTCGTAACTGTTCAAAGAACCAATCGGAAACGAATACGATTTCACGATTTGATTATTCTTAAAATAAACAAGTTCTGTACTTGCCCCACCGATATCAACTAAAATGCCTTCGTAAACATTTAAGCAAAGCGTTGCGCCTAAAAAACTGTATTCAGCTTCTTCTTTTCCCGAAAGAATTTTCACACGGATAGAAGTGACGAATAAAACTTTTTTCAAAACCGTTTCGCGATTTTTGACAAGGCGCAAACTCGCTGTTGCAAAGGCAAAAATTTGCGTCACTTGATGCGAAAAAATTTTCGTTTTGAAATCATTTAACACGGCGATTAAGCGCTTAATCCCATCGGATTTTAAGTTTCCATTTTCAACGTATGAAGCAAGGCCAGCGACACTTCTTTTTTTGTCAATCAACTTAAAATCATTTCCGATGACTTCGTAAATGCACAAGCGAATCGTATTGGAGCCGATATCGATGATGGCATAATTTTTCATTTTACACCTGCTTTGGAATGATGCGACTGCCGGTTTCTTCAAAGATTGCCCAACGCGCAACATTCACGGCATGGTCGCCAATGCGTTCCAAATATTTTGCAATCATAAACGAATCGATTACATTATCTGCATTTGCAGAACTAGAACGAATGGATTCAATCAATTCTTTTTTCGATTCGGTAAATGCTCGATCGATAATATCATCGACGCAACAAACATCTTTTGCCATCGTGACATCTTTTAAGATGAATGCATCTACCGATTGCGAAATCATTTGTCCGATTTTTTCAATCATCAAAGGAATCGTAGAAAGCTGCACAGGCGATGCATTTTTATTCGAAAGCGTGAGCACAATTTCGGAAATGTCTGCGCATTGATCGCCGATGCGTTCTAAATCGCTCACCATTTTAAGCGATGCCGAAATAAAACGCAAATCGTGTGCAACTGGCTGCTGGCTTAATAAAAGGCGCAAGCAGAGCGTTTCAATATCTTTCATTTGCTGATCGATTTTTTTATCGTCTTCGATATTTTGCTCCGCTAAATTTTTATCGCCATTGAGTAAAACTTTCGTCGCATTCGTAAACGATTCTTCGACTAAGTTTCCCATTTTGATAATCCCTTCGGTAAGAGATTCCAATTCTAAATTGAAGTTTTCTCGCATTATCCAAATCTCCCTGTGATGTAATCTTCTGTTTTTTTATTTTTCGGCATCGAAAAAAGTTGTGTGGTGTCGCCGTATTCAATCACTTCGCCAAGTAAAAAGAATGCGGTTTTATCGGACACGCGAGTCGCTTGCTGCATATTGTGCGTGACCATCACAATCGTGTAATTCTTTTTGAGTTCTAAAACCAAGTCTTCAATTTTCCCAGTCGAAATCGGGTCCAAAGCGCTTGTCGGTTCATCCATTAAAAGAACTTCTGGAGAAATCGCCAAGGCGCGCGCAATGCATAAACGTTGCTGCTGACCGCCCGAAAGTCCAAGCGCACTTTTATTTAAGCGGTCTTTGAGTTCTTCCCAAACGCCTGCATTTTTAAGCGAAGTTTCTACAATTTCATCGAGGACTTTTCGATTTTTAATTCCATGCGTACGCGGACCAAAAGCGATGTTATCATAGACGCTCATCGGAAACGGATTTGGTTTTTGGAAAACCATTCCCACTCTTTTTCGAAGTTCATTCACATCGAAATCTTTGTAAATATTTTTTCCTTCGAGTTTGATATCGCCTTTGATTTTACAACCTTCGACTAAATCGTTCATCCGATTTAACGATTTTAAAAGCGTGCTTTTTCCGCAACCCGAAGGACCGATGAACGCCACAATTTCATTGGTGGGAATATTCAAATTCACATTTTTTAATGCGTGAAAATTCCCGTAATAAAGTTCCATATTCTGAATAGTTAATTTATACGAATTCATATTAAACCTTTTTAATTTTATTGGCTAGTTTATTTGAAAACCAGTTGATGATTAAAACGAGCAAAATCAAAATCACTGCAGTGGCGTAAGCTTCGCCCGTGTGAAATCCTTCGCGCGAAAGTTCATACATGTGAACCGCCAAAGATCTGCCCGAAGAAAATGCGCTCTTTGGAAAATCAGCGACCGTTCCTGCCGTATAAATTAACGCAGCCGTTTCACCGACAACGCGACCAACCGCTAAAATTACACCCGATAAAATTCCAGGAACAGCAGCCGGCAAAACGACAGAACAAACTGTTCTTATTTTTCCAGCGCCAAGTCCGTAAGAACCTTCGCGGTAACTATCGGGAACCGATTTTAAAGCTTCTTCAGTTGTGCGCAAAATGAGAGGCAAAATCATCATCGAAACTGTGCAAATGCCTGCCACCAAAGAATAGCCGCAGCGCAGTGTTGTCACAAAGAAAAGCATTCCAAAAAGTCCATACACAATCGAAGGAATTCCCGAAAGCGTTTCTGCAGTTAAACGCACAAGCGATACGATTTTATTTCCGCGACTTGCGTATTCGACCAAGTAAATGGCTGCAAAAATTCCAAGCGGAGCGGCAACTAAAATAGAGCCCACCACCAAAATGATTGTGTTTATAATCGACGGTAAAAACGAAACGTTTTCCGAATTATATTCTAGCGAAAATAACGATGGTTTTAAATACGGAATGCCGTTGACTAAAACATAGACCACTAAAAATGCCATCGATAAAACGGTAAGCGCCATCGAAAATTTTACAGCGTAACGCAAAATTTTACTGCTCATGCTTTACCTCTTCTTTTAAGAATTGCAAAGGCTGCATTGATGATTAAAATAAAGGTGAAAAGCACAACGCCTGTAGCGATTAAAGCTTCGCGGTGTAAATCGGTAGCGTATCCCATTTCAAGCACAATGTTTGAAGTTAAAGTACGCACGCCGTTTAAGATTCCCGTGGGCATTCTCGCTTGGTTTCCGGCGACTAAAATCACCGCCATCGTTTCACCGATTGCACGACCGAGCCCAAGCACAATCGCAGCGACGATTCCCGATTTTGCAGCCGGAAGCACTGCAAAAAATACGCTTCGTTCATGAGTTGCGCCAAGTGCTAAAGCACCTTCGTAATAACTGTTCGGAACCGCGCGAATGGCAGCTTCGGATACCGAAATGATAGTCGGTAAAATCATCATTCCAAGCAAAAGCGAAGCCGATAAAATGCTTGCGCCACTTCCGCCGAAATGCGTGCGCACAAAAGGCACAATTACGACGAGCCCAAAAAATCCATAAACAACCGACGGAATTCCTGCGAGCAAATCCACCGCCGGCTTTAATTTTTTATGAATTTTTTCCGAGCAAAATTTTGCTAAATAAACGGCGGAAAAAATTCCGACCGTCACTCCAATCACAAGTGCACCAAGCGTTACATACAAACTTCCTAGAATCATCGGAAGGATTCCAAAAAGCGCCGGTTCATCGGTTGGAGCCCAAGTTTTTCCGAAGATAAAATCGGTAAATCCGATTTTATGCATCGCCGGTATTCCGTTTGCAAAAAGGAATACGCAAATCAAAAACACAAAGAAAATGCAAGTCAAAGCCGAAAGTAAAAACACTTTCGACATGACACTTTCTTTGATTTTATTTTTCGTCAGTAAATTCATAACTTACTTGATGGTTGTTGTAATTCTTGCAGCAAGTGCGACATCCGAAACTTCATTTTCGCTATACACCGAAACTTGTGCCTTAGTGCGGCTTCCTAATTTTTTCACAATGCCTACAGCCCAACCGAGTTCATCTGCATCTTTATTTAATTCATCGCGATCTTTTACATATTCAAGTTCTGCAAATGCTTTATCAAAAATTCCTGCGGTCGGAATTTCAATTCCCGCATAGAACGGGAAATATTTGGTGTCTTGAGCGTATTCCGGTTTCACGGCAGTTTTCGCTTCGATATTTGCATCGTTTACATCGTCATCTTTTCCGGTGATAATCATCGCAGCTTCACCATAGACAGAGAAATTTTTCGCCATATTGAATTTTGCGCGGACATTGGCGCGATGCGTTACAATCGCGGTATATTGAATCGGGTCAATAACATTGGCACGGTAGCCTACGCCTAGCGAAAGTGCTTCGCCGATTTTTACATCTTCGGTCACACGAATGTAGCCTTGATTAAAATTTCCATCGCTCGTCGCAAGCATTACATTCAACTGCGAATTACCAAGTTTTAATCCGCCTTCGAATGCGTCATGCGAATAATCTCTCGACAAAAATCCGCGTTTCGAAATATTCTTATCCAAATACGCACCAAAATTTCCGCCGTTTTCGGTATCGGTTTTCCAATGACCGAATTTCAAATTAAGTCCTAAATTATTCCACTTGTAATTGCCGTAATAAGTGTCCGCTTGAAAACGATCAGCGCCATTATTAAAGCTCGGGCCATACATACGAATCGTTACTTTTGCATCGAAATCTTCGGACTTATAATCGCCACCGATATTGGCGCGGAACCAAAATCCGTCGAGGTTATTATCTTTATCGTTGTCGTACATCGCTTTCGATGCTTGGCTTTGAATATTTCCATTCAAAGTAAATTCGCCATCAGCAGCACTTGCAATTCCAACAGCAGCAAGTAAAGCGAGACCGAAACTGGATTTTTTCATCTGTGTCATATTTTATCCTTTGGGCAAAAGCCCTGTTAAATGACACTCCAAAATTAAAAGGTGTATGTAAAGACTGAAGGGGCTCTTTTGTAAAGATTGTGTGAAGTATTTTTCGAAAAATTTTTCTTTACTCGGATTTTACATGAAACGCAATTTGCATTTTACACGCGAGTTTTAACTTATAAGCGTCCAAAACAAAAACACTTAAATCATTTCAAGGAGTTCATCATGAACAAGAAAAAAATTATCGGCGCACTCGCAGGTCTTGCAATTCTTGGAGGAATTGCCGCATGCAAAGATGAATCAAAACCTGTCGGATTTGATTCGTCTCGAGAAATTTCTGTGATTACGCGTGAAGCCGGCTCAGGCACACGCGATGCATTTACAGAACTTGCAGGAGTTTTAGTCAAGCAAGACGGCAAAAAGAAAGACAACACAACTCTTGAAGCGTTGACAATCGACGGCACGCAAGGTGTGATGTCAACCGTCGCCGGAAACGAATACGCCATCGGTTACATTTCTTTGGGCTCGTTAAATAATACGGTAAAAGCTTTGCAAATCGACGGCGTGAGCGCAGACAAATTAAATGTGAAACGCGGAACCTATCCCATTGCGCGTCCGTTCAACATCGCCTTCAAAGGAAAAGTCGATGAAGTCACTCAAGATTTTATTGACTTTATTATGAGCGCCGATGGCCAAGCAATCGTCGATGCAAATGGTTACGTAAGCGTGAACGAAGGCAAGCCCTACGAAAGCAAAAATTTGAAAGGAAAAATTGTAATCGCAGGATCTTCGAGCGTCTCGCCGGTGATGGAAAAATTGAAAGAAGCGTACGAAGCAAAAAATCAAAATGTGCAAATCGAAATTCAAACAAACGATTCTTCTTCGGGAATGCTCGCTGCAAAAGAAGGCACATGCAACATCGGCATGGCTAGCCGCGATTTGAAAGCTTCCGAAAAAGAAGTTCTCACCAGTTTAACAATTGCGCGCGACGGCATCGCTGTTATCGTGAACAATAAAAATCCGCAAACCAATTTGAGCAAAGAAACTCTTCGCCAAATTTACACCGGACTTATCCGCAACTGGAAAATCTAATTTTCTAAAATCAAGAAATACAAAAGATGAACGGTGATGCCGTTCATTTTTTGCTTTTAAAGAGTTGATTTTTGAATGAATTTTGTAGATTAGAAATATGATAGAAACAGTTACTTTAGAAAATTGCGAAATGGAATTTGCCCGCTTTGGAACAGGCGCAAAGGCATTCATTATTATTCCAGGACTCTCCATTAAAAATGTTCTCAAAACCGCAGATGTTGTCGCCGAAGCTTATAAAATTTTTGCCGAAGATTATACCATTTATTTCTTCGATCGCAGAAAAGAAATTCAGCCCGGTTACACGCTTACCGAAATGGCGGACGATATTGCAGGCGCGATGAAAAAATTAAATCTTCCGCGCGCTGATATTTTCGGCTTTTCGCAAGGCGGCATGATTGCGCAAGATATCGCAATTCGTTATCCCGAATTGGTAAACAAATTAGTTCTCGGTTCTTCGAGTTCGTATCCCGAACCGATGCAGAAAACTGTACTCGGCGAATGGCTGCGATTAGCCAAAGCTGGCGAAACTTCTGCGCTAGTCAATCATTTTATCGAGCACGCTTTTTCCAAAAAATTTGTTGAGCGTTATCGCCGCGCGCTTCTCGCACTTTAC encodes:
- a CDS encoding AzlC family ABC transporter permease; its protein translation is MKSKSVVFSALKAAFPYTIPIFAGFWFLGLTYGIYMNSENFNFLYPMFMSFCIFAGSMEFVTVGLLLAAYNPLQALLLTLMINARHLFYGISMLNRFRQVGFKKLYLIYGMCDETFSINYTAKIPAEIDRGWFMFWVTVLNQFYWVSGATLGGIFGSLIRFNTKGIGFAMTAMFVVIFMEQWLKEKNHWSSLLGFAITGGSLAIFGPENFIIPSMIAILILLSTLRKPLEKRI
- a CDS encoding branched-chain amino acid transporter permease, with protein sequence MTFSEQIITIGAVVLGTLITRFLPFLIFPAGKPTPKYIQYLGKVLAPATFALLVIYSLKDVSFSAGNYGLPEIIGIFLTVVLHLWKRQMLLSIAGGTISYMILVQFIFPTP
- a CDS encoding exodeoxyribonuclease III, giving the protein MKLVSWNVAGIRACLKKGLPDFFHQVNADAFCLQEVKAEASQFDFHPEGYSEYLFPAKRKGYSGTMIYSRTEPLDIQYGYGESEYDDEGRSITAEFEKFYLVTTYVPNAKRDLSRLESRMHFEDSFRAYLKKLEEKKPVVLCGDLNVAHNEIDICNARANRGHAGFTDEERAKFSELLDSGFVDTFRALYPDRVRYTWWSYLGHARENNAGWRLDYFVVSKNFFSQVKDSLVYDDVLGSDHCPIGLEL
- a CDS encoding putative transporter; the protein is MQWLIDLFTKPSVAEQVVVLSITAALGLMLGKIKVKGISLGGAGALFVGILLGHLGLRIDPNVLHFIQEFGLILFVYTIGMQVGPGFIDSIRRHGLGLNILASGIVLSGVIVTLCLYFFTDMKNNVPVLIGMLCGAVTNTPSLGAANSAFAAAGVDTSLTGIGYAVAYPFGVIGIILVMILVRVFFRQNPVKAAEDYASEIAATRSEIISTSLLVENKNLFGVPLKEIPDLISSGVVITRLLRGDSIFTPNGKTIIQEGDKVHIVGMPEAVRTMEKVIGSKLNAPITKVASKLETRSILVTNKKMLGKTIGSLNFPERYGVTVSRVVRGDFKFTGRLDLRIKFADKLLVVGPTEGIDAVAKDLGDSLKALNHPEILPAFLGIFIGVIVGSIPIAIPGMPMPLKLGLAGGPLIVAILLSRKRKLGPLNFFMAASANLMLRELGITLFLTCVGLNAGIKFFDVLLNGDGFYYMGLAALITFIPLMIAGIVGKLVFKVNYLSLCGMIAGSMTDPPALAFANGLSNSEATNVAYASVYPLTMLLRILTAQVLAIFLLT
- a CDS encoding LysR family transcriptional regulator; its protein translation is MELTQLKYFLEVARTEHVTQSAKNLFIVQPALTQSIHKLEDELGIVLFKNQGRNIKLTDNGRFFYEKLKPLYEELIALPTLLKESADKQNNSVKLNVLAASTMITQAIIEYKQNNHDVDIDIIQNEETKVFDICVRTYATYKPELDNTASDETFVTSEKIYLAVPNNAQYKKLDKISLFDVGDKFIGLYGSKQYRKICNELCQGIGFKTHITFESDNVMAVKEAVAAGIGVGFWPEISWGKMDHKKIRLLEISDAEFKRDIVISLRKNKQDNSKIEAFFQFLSRYVEKRRHRPRVIKPAETTETV
- the ppk1 gene encoding polyphosphate kinase 1, which encodes MKHEIYKQNRELSWLRFNERVLEEANDKTVPLLERLKFVSIFTSNLDEFFMIRVGILFKMAEIKKHWKDNKCQMTASEQLDAIFSETSKLYKKKDSTYSQIKSELSEQGIEFVAYKKCNKEEKKFLKEYYQDNILPLLSPQIVDARHPTPNLQSKISYIVASLKNKNKNILGLVQCPATIPEIIPIGDDSKRFIFAEELIVEHIDEIFSMYKISDKNIICITRNGDLTTDEETDGSEDYRNQMKLILKKRRVSFIVRVEAAKSLSSELEEFILRTLKVQKKQIFVTSAPLKMKFPFSLPEILPVELSGKLSYPLFSPVDSKSVDAKTSMISQISERDLMLSYPYEKMDPFLKLIKEAAEDPNTLSIKITIYRLAHRAKLVDYLCRAAENGIEVTTLIELRARFDELNNIDWSERLEDAGCHVLYGPEGYKVHSKICLITRRNDSQIQYITQIGTGNYNEKTCKLYTDISFMTSDVQIGKDAVEFFKNVCIGNLGGKYSKLLVSPLGLKSKILQLIDSEIAKKSEGALTFKMNSLTDVDVIEKLVEASQAGVKINLIIRGICCLLPGIPGITDNITIRSIVGKFLEHSRIYAFGKGAKEQIFIGSADMMTRNTENRVEVITPIKSKEIKNRLRSILNIMLLDNVKARLLQPSGKYIKIPIESSSDEKLVNAQEMQCEE
- a CDS encoding Ppx/GppA phosphatase family protein; this encodes MKNYAIIDIGSNTIRLCIYEVIGNDFKLIDKKRSVAGLASYVENGNLKSDGIKRLIAVLNDFKTKIFSHQVTQIFAFATASLRLVKNRETVLKKVLFVTSIRVKILSGKEEAEYSFLGATLCLNVYEGILVDIGGASTELVYFKNNQIVKSYSFPIGSLNSYEKYVSRIIPTKMEQQKIKGAVLEFLDGIDVPDSAYQKKIYGVGGSVRNTFKIYNRLCNNETNEMSYEKFKDILKLFKAEKKEYLTAILQTAPHRIHTIIPGMIILKTIARYFECTNICKSNFGIREGYLMKQIKGN